A genomic stretch from Budorcas taxicolor isolate Tak-1 chromosome 15, Takin1.1, whole genome shotgun sequence includes:
- the LOC128060806 gene encoding olfactory receptor 4P4-like, whose product MEDRNNVTEFILLGLATDKKVQILCFLFFLFCYLAIWLGNLIIMISITCSQLITQPMYFFLNCLALSDLFYTSTVTPKLMTDLLMEKKVISYKNCMTQLFTTHFFGGIEVFILTGMAYDRYVAVCKPLHYAIIMNRQRRHSILIASAAGGLFHSLGLFLLAIVLPFCGPNEIDHYFCDVYPLLKLACTDTHKIGFFVIANSGLMGLVIFVVLMASYILILYNVRTYSAESRHKALSTCSSHITVVILFFAPVIFVYIRPATTLPEDKVFTLFYTIIVPMLNPLIYTLRNMEMKNSIRRVWCNKRFWEGRLIT is encoded by the coding sequence ATGGAAGATAGAAATAATGTTACTGAATTTATTCTCTTGGGGCTTGCTACAGACAAGAAAGTCCAGatcctctgctttttatttttcttattctgttaCCTGGCTATTTGGTTGGGGAATTTGATCATCATGATTTCTATTACTTGCAGTCAGCTAATCACCCagcccatgtacttcttccttaaCTGCCTGGCACTCTCAGATCTCTTCTACACCTCCACTGTGACACCCAAACTCATGACTGACTTACTGATGGAGAAAAAGGTCATTTCCTACAAAAACTGCATGACACAGCTTTTCACGACACACTTCTTTGGGGGGATTGAGGTCTTCATCCTCACAggcatggcctatgaccgctatgtggctGTCTGCAAACCTCTCCACTACGCCATCATCATGAACAGGCAAAGACGTCACTCAATTCTCATAGCATCAGCTGCAGGGggactttttcattctcttggtCTCTTTCTTCTTGCAATTGTTTTACCTTTCTGTGGCCCCAATGAAATAGATCACTATTTCTGTGATGTATATCCTTTGTTGAAACTAGCCTGCACTGATACACACAAAATTGGCTTTTTTGTCATTGCCAATTCTGGCTTGATGGGACTGGtgatctttgtggttttgatggCCTCCTACATTTTGATTTTGTATAACGTGCGCACATATTCTGCAGAAAGCCGCCATAAAGCACTTTCCACCTGCAGTTCCCACATCACAGTCGTGATCCTCTTTTTCGCACCTGTCATCTTTGTTTACATTCGACCTGCCACAACATTACCAGAAGATAAAGTGTTTACCCTCTTCTACACAATTATTGTCCCCATGCTCAACCCGCTTATCTACACACTTAGAAACATGGAGATGAAAAATTCCATAAGAAGAGTTTGGTGCAATAAAAGGTTCTGGGAAGGGAGGTTAATCACTTGA